Proteins encoded in a region of the Candidatus Cloacimonadota bacterium genome:
- a CDS encoding radical SAM protein has translation MRLAECNLRCSYCDTKYAYKTKAELTINDILDKIAEYYPVNLIEITGGEPLLQKNVYDLFDELLLQKNQILLETNGTILMKDVPKPIVKIMDIKTPSSGMSDKMNWDNLKYLDHKDEIKFVISNKKDFQWAINKIKEYYLINRILLFAPSYRKLSPKKLATWILDSGLPIRLNLQLHKLIWKNKRGV, from the coding sequence ATTCGACTTGCCGAATGCAACTTACGATGTTCATACTGCGATACTAAATATGCTTATAAAACTAAAGCAGAACTTACAATCAATGATATTTTAGATAAAATTGCTGAATATTATCCAGTAAACTTAATAGAAATCACAGGTGGGGAACCATTATTGCAAAAAAATGTATATGATCTTTTTGATGAATTGCTCCTGCAAAAAAATCAAATTTTATTGGAAACGAACGGAACTATCTTGATGAAAGATGTTCCAAAACCTATCGTAAAAATTATGGATATTAAAACCCCATCCAGCGGTATGTCTGATAAAATGAATTGGGATAATTTGAAATATTTAGACCATAAAGATGAAATAAAATTTGTGATCTCAAACAAAAAAGATTTCCAATGGGCAATTAATAAGATTAAAGAATATTATCTGATTAATCGTATTTTACTATTTGCTCCGTCATACAGAAAATTATCTCCCAAAAAATTAGCAACTTGGATTCTTGATTCCGGTTTGCCAATCAGGTTGAATTTGCAATTGCATAAATTAATTTGGAAAAACAAACGAGGCGTTTGA
- a CDS encoding amidohydrolase family protein, with translation MEFTNLMITYNYKRSGFGNICVTDSKFTANSEDKIVVNCENLLAYPGLINIHDHLVGNWLPKVAPNRPYKNTSRWVEEMRDTEPLIERKKFWKSNDLSNLAKGNGINLAILGVYKNIFSGVVVIQDHVPVQKDEYYKRLPINVISKYQQGHSITLKNWWGGDDLETEIKKTDENTPFVIHIAEGTDKEAKEEFRKFTEMGLLKENVILVHCTALTRDEFKQIADTGTSIAWCPNSNVYLLDTTLDFKTVLDLGINMSIGTDSTLSGSLNLLDELSYTTKTFPNLSDAQLFKMVTENPARALKLPDYNGKIEIGKNANLLLTKKNFDDPYKNLVNLETKDIELLLYKGIPVFGKVEFLKYFSWDAKKYYLFDYHDTKRFVIGHPEKILQKIEKSLGYKKVLDYMLF, from the coding sequence ATGGAATTTACTAATTTAATGATTACTTATAATTACAAAAGAAGCGGATTTGGTAACATCTGTGTAACCGATTCAAAATTTACAGCCAACTCTGAAGATAAAATTGTCGTTAATTGTGAAAACCTTTTAGCGTATCCCGGGTTAATAAATATCCATGACCATCTTGTGGGTAACTGGTTACCCAAAGTTGCACCAAATCGTCCATACAAAAACACGTCCCGTTGGGTAGAAGAGATGCGCGATACGGAACCTTTGATAGAACGAAAAAAATTTTGGAAATCGAACGACCTGTCAAATTTAGCAAAGGGAAATGGGATAAATCTTGCCATTCTTGGCGTGTATAAAAACATCTTTTCTGGTGTGGTAGTCATCCAAGACCATGTTCCTGTTCAAAAAGATGAATACTACAAACGTCTTCCTATAAACGTTATCTCAAAATATCAACAAGGACATTCTATTACTCTAAAAAATTGGTGGGGTGGGGACGATCTTGAAACCGAAATTAAAAAAACGGACGAAAATACTCCATTTGTAATCCATATTGCAGAGGGAACAGATAAAGAAGCCAAAGAAGAATTCAGAAAATTTACTGAAATGGGTTTGCTTAAAGAAAATGTCATTCTCGTTCATTGCACTGCTCTCACAAGAGATGAATTCAAGCAGATCGCCGATACTGGAACAAGTATTGCCTGGTGTCCAAACTCAAATGTTTACTTACTTGATACTACACTTGACTTCAAAACCGTTCTTGATCTGGGAATCAATATGTCTATTGGCACGGACTCCACTCTTTCCGGAAGTTTGAATCTGTTAGATGAACTTTCCTATACCACAAAAACATTCCCAAATCTTTCAGATGCTCAACTTTTCAAAATGGTTACTGAAAATCCCGCTCGTGCTTTGAAATTACCTGACTATAATGGAAAAATTGAAATCGGTAAAAATGCAAATTTGCTGTTAACCAAAAAGAATTTTGATGATCCCTACAAAAATCTTGTAAATTTGGAAACAAAGGACATTGAACTTCTTTTATACAAGGGAATTCCAGTATTTGGCAAAGTTGAATTTTTAAAATACTTTTCTTGGGATGCAAAAAAATATTACCTTTTTGATTACCATGATACCAAACGATTCGTAATCGGACATCCCGAAAAAATTCTTCAAAAAATCGAAAAATCTTTAGGTTATAAAAAGGTTTTAGATTATATGTTATTTTAA